A genomic stretch from Carassius auratus strain Wakin chromosome 35, ASM336829v1, whole genome shotgun sequence includes:
- the LOC113054174 gene encoding tight junction protein ZO-2-like isoform X4, with protein sequence MEETVWEQYTVTLQRDSKKGFGIAVSGGRDNPNEDGEPSIVVSDVLQGGPADGLLFENDRVIQVNNVPMDCVQYGFAVQTLRKCGKVAKITVKRPRKIPVSVVKRGPSLDDRVFSGDYNDDYELDQRSVYSGRGYMDDHDRDYERSRGRSMERGVSPDRQYRRDGSRGRTLDLERSPDRRYRSDHNLDLDHSLDRRYRSDRTLDRNYSPDRRYRSEHNLDRERSPDRQYRSDRALDRSHSPETRYRPEPARVYSRENLASDYERRRSEPRQDEPMRRSSSRDRLDHSPSPPPPQRLEPLEKPLNVTLLKSRPSDEYGLRLGSQLFIKETTSTGLASKEGKLQEGDIILKINGTVTENLSLSDAGKLIEKSRGKLQLMVQRDRSQVLIRVPPMADSDSEIDDISDIESYRSYSPQEDRRSHHSDLSSHSSNERLQDKSRDEPPNRLAKMGAMPTPFRAAPVELPPPPVEKEEPRSLSPAPVVTAAPKSVPVKAKPLPKVPLRPSPEEQEIYGPNTVMVRFQKGDSVGLRLAGGNDVGIFIAGVQEDSPAEIEGLRTGDQIVKVNNMDFRGMIREDAVLYLLEIPKGEDVTILSQSKPDVYKDILASGRGDNFFIRTHFEYEKELPQSLTFSRGEVFKVVDTLYDGKLGNWLAIRMDKDNQLLEKGIIPNKSRAEQMANVQNAQKGAANDRGDFWRLRGQRAAKKKDLRKSREDLSATPVTTRFPAYERVVLREAGFRRPVVIFGPISDAANEKLANDLPDEFIVAKTEPKDAGSEKSSGVVRLNTIRQIIEQDLHALLDVTPKAVDTLNYTQWYPIVIFLNPDSKQGVKTMRNRLAPGSSRSSRKLYEQAVKLRKTCSHLFTATIDLNSSHDAWYGSLKDAIREQQEKAVWVCESKLDGSEDDLDLHDDCMSYLSAMSADYLSMDSRLTSDYEDEGGAYTDTELDETTDEPQPMSAISRSSEPVSEERPIPVPHERSKKPASREVQRDPSPPPSFVPEPPKVRAASRPADSRSSSTVSSDPPVSNKPLPPPVAQKPSFTVRTGSAEETTSDPVDDPANRTFRGKVKAFEQMDHLARAKRMQELQEAEQARLEISQKHPDIYAVPLKPKPNQNRPQPIGSNSESQSSSKAPYSESRSHRRADDDDDDEEEEYRRQLADQTRRGYYSAQKYNDTEL encoded by the exons ATGGAGGAGACGGTGTGGGAGCAGTACACTGTGACCCTACAGCGG GACTCCAAGAAGGGCTTTGGCATTGCTGTGTCTGGAGGGCGGGACAATCCAAACGAAGATGGAGAACCGTCAATCGTTGTTTCCGATGTGCTGCAAGGGGGTCCTGCTGATGGCTTGCTATT TGAAAATGACCGAGTGATCCAGGTCAACAATGTGCCCATGGACTGTGTCCAATATGGCTTCGCAGTGCAGACTCTCCGCAAATGTGGCAAAGTAGCCAAAATC ACGGTAAAGAGACCAAGAAAAATTCCCGTCAGCGTGGTCAAACGTGGCCCGTCCCTAGACGACCGCGTCTTCAGCGGCGACTACAACGACGACTATGAGCTGGACCAGCGCAGCGTCTACAGCGGCCGCGGCTACATGGATGATCATGATCGTGACTACGAGCGCAGCCGCGGGAGGAGCATGGAGCGCGGCGTGAGCCCCGACAGACAGTACAGACGAGACGGCAGCCGCGGCCGAACGCTGGACCTCGAGCGCAGCCCCGACCGCCGCTACCGAAGTGACCACAACCTGGATCTTGACCACAGCCTGGACCGCCGCTACCGAAGCGATCGCACGCTGGACCGCAACTACAGCCCGGACCGACGCTATCGCAGCGAACACAACCTGGACAGAGAGCGGAGTCCGGACAGACAGTACCGCAGCGACCGTGCACTGGACAGATCACACAGTCCTGAGACGCGCTACAGGCCCGAACCGGCTCGGGTGTACAGCAGAGAGAATCTAGCCAGTGACTACGAGCGCAGGAGGTCCGAGCCGCGCCAGGACGAACCCATGAGGAGGAGTAGCAGTCGAGACCGGCTGGATCACTCGCCCTCACCCCCGCCACCACAGCGACTCGAACCCTTGGAGAAGCCACTCAATGTTACTCTTCTAAAGAGCCGCCCAAGTGACG AATATGGCCTTCGTCTTGGCAGTCAGCTGTTCATCAAAGAGACGACGAGCACAGGCTTGGCCTCCAAAGAAGGCAAACTACAGGAAGGCGACATCATTCTGAAA ATTAACGGTACGGTCACAGAGAACCTGTCTCTGAGCGACGCAGGGAAGCTGATCGAGAAGTCTCGTGGGAAGCTGCAGCTGATGGTGCAGAGGGATCGCAGTCAGGTGCTCATCCGAGTCCCACCCATGGCAGACAGCGACTCCGAAATAGATG ATATCTCCGATATTGAGTCGTACCGCTCCTATTCTCCTCAAGAGGACCGACGCAGTCATCACTCTGACCTCTCCTCACACTCCTCTAATGAGAGACTGCAGGACAAAAGCAG AGATGAGCCTCCTAACAGACTGGCTAAAATGGGAGCGATGCCGACTCCGTTCAGAGCGGCGCCGGTGGAGCTCCCGCCTCCACCTGTAGAGAAGGAAGAGCCTCGCAGCCTGTCTCCAG CTCCTGTGGTAACTGCTGCTCCGAAAAGTGTTCCAGTGAAAGCCAAGCCTCTGCCAAAGGTTCCCCTGCGGCCCAGTCCGGAGGAGCAGGAGATATACGG CCCCAACACTGTGATGGTGCGCTTCCAGAAGGGCGATAGTGTTGGCCTGCGTCTCGCTGGAGGAAACGATGTGGGCATTTTTATCGCAGGCGTTCAGGAGGACAGTCCTGCAGAGATCGAGGGACTCCGCACCGGAGACCAGATCGTGAAG GTGAATAATATGGATTTCAGAGGAATGATCCGGGAAGACGCAGTCCTGTATTTACTAGAGATTCCCAAAGGAGAGGATGTGACCATCCTGTCTCAAAGCAAACCTGATG tttataaAGACATCCTGGCCTCGGGACGAGGTGATAACTTCTTCATCAGAACTCACTTTGAATATGAGAAAGAGCTCCCTCAGAGCTTGACCTTCTCCAGAGGAGAGGTTTTTAAAGTGGTGGACACCCTGTATGATGGAAAGCTGGGTAACTGGCTGGCCATCCGCATGGACAAAGACAATCAGCTCCTGGAGAAAGGCATCATACCCAACAAGAGCAG AGCGGAGCAGATGGCAAACGTTCAGAACGCACAGAAAGGCGCTGCCAATGACAGAGGAGACTTCTGGAGGCTGAGAGGTCAAAGAGCAGCCAAGAAAAAAGACCTTCGCAAGAGCAGAGAGGATCTGAGCGCTACCCCGGTCACCACACGCTTCCCAGCCTACGAGAGAGTGGTGCTGCGGGAAG CTGGGTTCAGGAGACCTGTCGTAATATTCGGCCCCATTTCAGATGCAGCCAATGAAAAACTGGCCAATGATCTTCCAGATGAGTTTATCGTAGCGA AGACCGAACCAAAAGACGCGGGCTCAGAGAAGTCGTCTGGTGTCGTGAGACTCAATACTATTCGTCAGATCATCGAGCAG GATCTACACGCTCTGCTCGATGTCACCCCGAAGGCTGTGGACACCCTGAACTACACCCAGTGGTATCCCATCGTCATTTTCCTCAACCCAGACAGTAAGCAGGGGGTGAAGACCATGAGAAACCGCCTGGCTCCCGGATCTAGCCGCAGTTCACGCAAGCTTTACGAACAAGCAGTTAAACTGCGCAAAACCTGCTCCCACCTGTTCACTG CTACCATTGATCTGAACTCTTCCCATGATGCCTGGTATGGAAGTCTCAAGGATGCCATACGAGAACAACAAGAGAAAGCTGTCTGGGTCTGTGAAAGCAAG CTGGATGGGTCTGAGGACGACCTGGATCTCCACGATGACTGTATGTCGTACCTGTCGGCCATGAGCGCAGACTACCTGAGCATGGACAGCCGTCTGACCAGCGACTACGAGGATGAGGGCGGCGCATACACCGACACCGAGCTTGACGAGACCACGGACGAGCCACAGCCGATGTCAGCCATCAGCCGCTCGTCCGAGCCTGTTAGCGAGGAG AGACCCATACCTGTTCCTCATGAGCGTTCAAAGAAGCCTGCGAGCAGAGAGGTGCAGCGGGACCCCAGCCCGCCTCCATCATTTGTTCCTGAGCCCCCAAAG GTGCGGGCAGCTTCTCGTCCTGCAGACTCTCGCTCCAGCAGCACAGTCAGCAGTGACCCTCCTGTCAGTAACAAACCTCTTCCACCGCCGGTGGCTCAGAAGCCCAGCTTCACAGTGAGGACGGGCTCAGCTGAAGAAACGACCTCTGACCCTGTAGATGACCCCGCCAACCGCACCTTCCGGGGAAAGGTGAAGGCCTTTGAGCAAATGGACCACCTGGCCCGGGCCAAGAGGATGCAGGAGCTGCAGGAGGCGGAGCAAGCACGG CTGGAAATATCTCAGAAACATCCAGATATTTATGCAGTTCCCCTCAAgcccaaaccaaaccaaaacaggcCTCAGCCCATTGG CTCAAACTCTGAGTCCCAGAGCTCCTCCAAAGCGCCGTATTCAGAGAGCCGCTCTCACCGCCGcgccgatgatgatgatgatgatgaagaagaggagtATCGCCGGCAGCTGGCAGACCAAACCCGCAGGGGCTACTACAGCGCCCAGAAATACAACGACACTGAACTCTAA